The sequence below is a genomic window from Sneathiella marina.
TGATGCCCAGGAAATCAATAATCCGCTCGGTGATGAGATTGTTGTCGGGCCGGAACTTTCACTTGCTGATCTTGATTTTGGCAAAATAATTGATCAAATAGCCGATCAAATGTTCATATCCGACGAAAGCTGAACGACGCATACCAACATATACAAAGCTCTGCCAGGCCCGGTTTCATTCCGGGCTTTTATTTTGTCGTGGGTTGTAAGTTATTTCTAATTAGATACATTGAATGTTCATTTCAAAACCAATTTAGTCGTGAGAAGTATGCGTGATACCTACATAATCGGAACATTTAGCACGGCTTTTGAGAAAATGCCGGGGAAATCTTTCAAGGATCTGACACGGGAAGCTTACTTAGGGGTCCTTGACGATGTCGGCGCCGAAATTGCCGATGATATAGAACTGGCTTATTTCGGTAATTGTGGAATGGGAACATTTGGCCAGGCTTGCATCCGTGGCCAGGTGTCTTTTACATCTTTGGTAAAAGAGGGTTTGTTTCCGGAGCGGGTTCCGATCATAAATGTTGAAGGGGCCTGTGCAACCGCGTCACTAGCGTTCCACGGGGCGTGGAAAGACATTCTTTCCGGTCAATCGGAATTGACGCTGGCAATTGGCGTTGAGAAAACCTTCATTCCCGATAATCCAGATAAAATACAAGAAATTTTTGATGGTGGAATTGACCAGCTTGATGCGGATGAATGGCGTGATTATTACAAGGAAGCTGGCGATCTCGCAGGAAAACCATTCGATCCGGAGAAGGGTGAGGGGACAATTTTTATGGATACCTATGCCATGCAGGCAACGTATCATATGAAAAAATATGGAACGACCCAGCGCCAAATTGCAGCCGCATCCTCCAAAAACCACTATCATGGTAGTTTAAATCCCAAAGCCCAATATAGGTTTGAGGTCAGTGTTGATAAAGTGATGGAAGACAGAACCATCAGCTATCCCTTGACCCGGTCCATGTGCGCACCAATTGGCGATGGGGCGGCCGCGGCAATGATTTGCTCTGCTGAATATTTGAGCAAATTGCCGCCAGAGGTACAGGCCAGAGCTGTCAAGATTAGAGCGAGCGTGCTTTCTGGCGGAAAATACCGGGATCTGGACGAACCTGGACTGAGTTCTGTCGCGGCCCAAAAAGC
It includes:
- a CDS encoding thiolase family protein, encoding MRDTYIIGTFSTAFEKMPGKSFKDLTREAYLGVLDDVGAEIADDIELAYFGNCGMGTFGQACIRGQVSFTSLVKEGLFPERVPIINVEGACATASLAFHGAWKDILSGQSELTLAIGVEKTFIPDNPDKIQEIFDGGIDQLDADEWRDYYKEAGDLAGKPFDPEKGEGTIFMDTYAMQATYHMKKYGTTQRQIAAASSKNHYHGSLNPKAQYRFEVSVDKVMEDRTISYPLTRSMCAPIGDGAAAAMICSAEYLSKLPPEVQARAVKIRASVLSGGKYRDLDEPGLSSVAAQKAYRQAGLTPDDIDIAEVHDATSFCEIYQCEMLGFCEEGKGGAYVESGATSLGGSRPVNLSGGLVSKGHPIGATGLSMIDELTQQLRGEAGARQADNPKIALAENGGGVMGFDEAACSIIILEANS